A genomic window from Populus alba chromosome 19, ASM523922v2, whole genome shotgun sequence includes:
- the LOC118046783 gene encoding uncharacterized protein isoform X2, translated as MCSFWAARQHTFPVNLMAYIPPHKRHSKDVRGAPPIPETPHPQFQRKMNLRASTSRKDKSGKIVYAEHAISKWFAVGLDDDELFPPYIHLEPISLEYVESKIGEKPLVLVNSIVTEEDSKPERNCSRSPWEIIAENVQQELISSFEILRDEMDDQGSEKVKPTLVARLGKIHFHGSHSMGLESVNKIQVEEAMLRQLRRSFHTDIPSSYMENIIDGVVPAIGVDFLEEKDVYTVKLSDNTRPDATVLCKCIVLENKKLHLYKVELNQVRQMVIDVSCLDKNLDLRLMLCFRKILTALTEEEMNSVKDLINSAVLDSDMKGGLRWPLGEEASSGGRYSVIGVWHAVTKAYKSSSFRLKARDADRYDFRTGTGETTREIYLKLKRIVSEMQEPGVERDSISKMLEDSIRLIWEKFLCC; from the exons ATGTGTTCTTTTTGGGCAGCCAGGCAACATACGTTTCCTGTAAATTTGATGGCTTACATTCCTCCACACAAGCGGCATTCCAAGGATGTGAGAGGGGCACCCCCAATTCCAGAGACACCGCACCctcaatttcaaagaaaaatgaatttgagAGCATCCACTTCTCGTAAGGATAAGAGTGGAAAGATTGTTTATGCAGAGCATGCCATATCTAAATGGTTTGCTGTTGGATTGGACGATGATGAACTGTTTCCTCCTTACATCCACCTCGAGCCGATTTCCCTGGAATATGTTGAGAGTAAAATTGGAGAAAAGCCTCTAGTCTTGGTCAATAGCATTGTAACTGAAG AGGATAGCAAACCGGAAAGGAATTGCTCCAGAAGTCCATGGGAAATTATAGCGGAAAACGTACAGCAAGAACTAATCTCTTCTTTCGAAATTTTGAGGGATGAAATGGATGATCAGGGTTCTGAAAAAGTAAAGCCAACATTGGTTGCTCGATTgggaaaaattcattttcatgg GAGCCATTCAATGGGACTAGAAAGTGTCAATAAAATTCAGGTTGAAGAAGCCATGTTGAGACAACTTAGAAGATCATTTCATACAGATATTCCTTCTTCATATATGGAAAATATTATAGATGGAGTGGTCCCAGCGATTGGAGTTGATTTTTTAGAGGAGAAAGATGTTTACACTGTAAAG TTGTCTGATAATACACGGCCAGATGCAACTGTTTTATGCAAATGTATTGtgctggaaaataaaaaacttcaccTCTACAAG GTTGAGCTAAATCAAGTGCGTCAGATGGTCATAGATGTATCATGTCTTGATAAGAATCTGGACCTCAGGCTTATGCTTTGCTTCAGGAAGATCTTAACAGCTCTGACT GAAGAGGAGATGAATAGCGTTAAAGATCTGATCAATTCTGCAGTTCTAGATTCAGATATGAAGGGTGGATTAAGATGGCCCCTGGGGGAGGAGGCATCTTCTGGTGGTAGATATAGTGTCATTGGAGTTTGGCATGCAGTAACCAAAGCCTATAAAAGTTCATCATTTAGGCTTAAAGCAAGAGATGCTGATCGATACGATTTTAGGACTGGAACTGGAGAAACTACAAGAGAGATTTATCTGAAGTTGAAAAGAATTGTTTCAGAAATGCAG GAACCGGGAGTTGAACGTGATTCAATCTCCAAAATGCTCGAGGACAGCATAAGACTGATATGGGAGAAGTTCTTATGCTGCTAA
- the LOC118046783 gene encoding uncharacterized protein isoform X1 gives MCSFWAARQHTFPVNLMAYIPPHKRHSKDVRGAPPIPETPHPQFQRKMNLRASTSRKDKSGKIVYAEHAISKWFAVGLDDDELFPPYIHLEPISLEYVESKIGEKPLVLVNSIVTEEDSKPERNCSRSPWEIIAENVQQELISSFEILRDEMDDQGSEKVKPTLVARLGKIHFHGSHSMGLESVNKIQVEEAMLRQLRRSFHTDIPSSYMENIIDGVVPAIGVDFLEEKDVYTVKLSDNTRPDATVLCKCIVLENKKLHLYKVELNQVRQMVIDVSCLDKNLDLRLMLCFRKILTALTEEEMNSVKDLINSAVLDSDMKGGLRWPLGEEASSGGRYSVIGVWHAVTKAYKSSSFRLKARDADRYDFRTGTGETTREIYLKLKRIVSEMQEPGAESDSISKMLEDSLRLIWDKFLCCERFLT, from the exons ATGTGTTCTTTTTGGGCAGCCAGGCAACATACGTTTCCTGTAAATTTGATGGCTTACATTCCTCCACACAAGCGGCATTCCAAGGATGTGAGAGGGGCACCCCCAATTCCAGAGACACCGCACCctcaatttcaaagaaaaatgaatttgagAGCATCCACTTCTCGTAAGGATAAGAGTGGAAAGATTGTTTATGCAGAGCATGCCATATCTAAATGGTTTGCTGTTGGATTGGACGATGATGAACTGTTTCCTCCTTACATCCACCTCGAGCCGATTTCCCTGGAATATGTTGAGAGTAAAATTGGAGAAAAGCCTCTAGTCTTGGTCAATAGCATTGTAACTGAAG AGGATAGCAAACCGGAAAGGAATTGCTCCAGAAGTCCATGGGAAATTATAGCGGAAAACGTACAGCAAGAACTAATCTCTTCTTTCGAAATTTTGAGGGATGAAATGGATGATCAGGGTTCTGAAAAAGTAAAGCCAACATTGGTTGCTCGATTgggaaaaattcattttcatgg GAGCCATTCAATGGGACTAGAAAGTGTCAATAAAATTCAGGTTGAAGAAGCCATGTTGAGACAACTTAGAAGATCATTTCATACAGATATTCCTTCTTCATATATGGAAAATATTATAGATGGAGTGGTCCCAGCGATTGGAGTTGATTTTTTAGAGGAGAAAGATGTTTACACTGTAAAG TTGTCTGATAATACACGGCCAGATGCAACTGTTTTATGCAAATGTATTGtgctggaaaataaaaaacttcaccTCTACAAG GTTGAGCTAAATCAAGTGCGTCAGATGGTCATAGATGTATCATGTCTTGATAAGAATCTGGACCTCAGGCTTATGCTTTGCTTCAGGAAGATCTTAACAGCTCTGACT GAAGAGGAGATGAATAGCGTTAAAGATCTGATCAATTCTGCAGTTCTAGATTCAGATATGAAGGGTGGATTAAGATGGCCCCTGGGGGAGGAGGCATCTTCTGGTGGTAGATATAGTGTCATTGGAGTTTGGCATGCAGTAACCAAAGCCTATAAAAGTTCATCATTTAGGCTTAAAGCAAGAGATGCTGATCGATACGATTTTAGGACTGGAACTGGAGAAACTACAAGAGAGATTTATCTGAAGTTGAAAAGAATTGTTTCAGAAATGCAG